The Candidatus Krumholzibacteriia bacterium genome includes the window CATCTGTTCCCGTGCGCGCTGCAGGAGCTGAGGATCGAGTTCGCGCTCGTAGCGGCGCATGAGTTCCCGGAATCCCAGTGCATCGACCGCCTGTCCCCCGGAGTTCAGGACGATCTCGATCGGCTGCGTCTGCAGGATCGGCAACATGGGGTTGTTCATCGGCTCTTCGTTCATGCGCATCTCGACCGACTCGACGGTCTGGACGACGTGCCACGAGCCGTCGGGCTGCGATTCGTAGCGCTGCACGGCCTCGATCTCGGTGACCTGCTCGCTGATCGGAGCCATGGTGCCGTAGTCGCGCAGACGCCGATCGTAGGTCGACTTGTGCCACACCGCGCCGTCGGTGGGCGAGAAGTCGATCACGAAGGTCTGGTCCCCCGCCCGGGCGGGGGACGCGGCCGGGCCGGAGCCGATCACGAGCGTGACCGTGGTCAGCAGGAGCAGGACCGCCCACGCGGAACGCGGGCGCAGCAGCGGGTGTCGAGATCTCATGATCCGGTCCAGGGTCTGGGGTCGAGAAGGGCGAACGAACCTGCAGTATACAGCAGGGCTCCTACACGTCGCCCCCCGGGACGGTTCCCCCCGCCGGGCCGGCCGTACGGGTCGCCGGATCGTCGTCGACGCGCTCGAGTGCAGCCGACAGCACGGCGCGCCGGTCGCGGAGACCGACCGCTTCGACCAGCGAGCGGTGGATCGAGAGTCCACCGACCAGTTCGACGAGCTCACTCCCCCGCAGGGCGCAGGGCCAGTCGAGCAGCCCGGCGCTACCCAGAGGAACCTCCAGGTCGACCAGTCGTTCGTCCGACGGCCAGTGGTCGAGGTGCCGCAGGACCACCGTCTCGGCCATCACGAAGGCGTCCTCGGCGGCCACCTCGGCCGGTTCGACGGGGACACCGGCCACGCCGTCCCACTCCAGGGGTTCGAGCGGAGCACGAGTGAGGTTCCGTGCGAACTGCAGAAGGAGAGGCAGACGCGCCACCCCCACCGCCGGGACGAAGACACGACGAGGAAGGGCTTCCCCGACCCCTCCCAGGTCCTCGGTCTGCACGGTCACCGACCACACCGGCAGCAGGACCACCGGCTCGGTGATCGCTGGTCGCCGGGTGGGTCGGATCGTCCGACGGGGGACCACGGCCAGGCCGTCGGCGGACGGGGACACGGCGAGGGTGCGTCCACAACCCTCGCAGACGAACAGGCAGCGCTCGTCGGCGGCGCCGAGAGCAACGGCACAGGCGGGGCAGTTCAGGGCGATCAGCGTCATGATCCTCTCCCGTCGCGGTCACAGACCGCCGAGATCGACCCGGCGAAGACGCCGGTGCACGAGTTCGCGACTCAACCACGCGCTCGGGCTGCACGAGCCCGGAACCTCGCGGCGAAAACGATCCGCGGACCACGCCGCCAGCCCGAGGGCTCCCAGCGCCGGGTGCAGGCCGGCGACCCATCCGGCGGCAGCGGCGGTGGCGTGCCAGAGGAGCGGGCCGCGGGACACCCCCTCCACGATGGCGTCCCCCTGGATGACCCGGGCACGGACACCGTCGACATCCACCTCGCCCGGACGACCGGCCACCGTGAAGCGCAGCTTCCACACCGGGTAGTAGATCAGGCGCATGCGGACCCGGGCCAACGACAACCTCTGCCGCAGCCGAACGGCACCGCGTGGCACGACGCCCGTGCTTCGCAAGAGCTCGGCCTGCCGGCGCGCGGAGGCTCGAGGGACGATCACGCTGCACACCGTGGCACGCGCGGCCTCGCGATCCACGGCCAACGGGCGCAGGCGCAACGACGAGAGCCGATCGGCCACGCCCACCAGTCCCCATCGTCGTGCGTCGCACCCCGGCAACGTGACGTCGACGTCACGGGCCACCAGTTCTTCGAACCGTTCCTGGTGCCGGACCGCGGCGGTCGGAGCCGCCTCGCCGGGGACGGCCTCGATCGGTCGCCGGTACACCTGCCAACCCACGAGCTTGGCGCGGACGTGCCAGAAGGGGAGCCAGGCCATGCGCGCACCCTCGACGGCGAAGCCCTCGATCCCCCGCTCCCGCAGGGCGTCCGCCAGGACGCGTCGTGCACGTCGGCGCCCGATCCGGCCGGCGGGCGCGAAGGCCGCGACGTCGTCGCCCTGTCCGGCATGGAGGTGATGCGTGTCGCAGTACGAGCACTGCAGCCGTTCCGGATCCTCCGTCGCCCGCAACGTCCCCCCGCATCGCAGGCATGCGAGCCCACGAACGGTCGCCACCGCGCCGGTCATCGTGCCACCGTCCGATCGAGACCCCACGGCAGGGCGGTGGCCACGATCAGCAATCCACCGAGCACGAACGCACGCAGCCACGGGTCGTCGACGAGCGTCCCCGTGACCATCGCGATCATGGCGAAGCCGACCCAGCCGGCGACACGAGCGGGCTCGACCGGCGGCGACGCGGCCCCGGCGGGCAAGGGCGCGAGCGCGACGTCGTCGGCACCGCCCACGTACAGACCCTCGACATCACCGTCGCGGGTCCGGACGCGCAGATCGCAGACCTGAATCCAGACGAGCCGCACGGCGGAGAGTGATTGGTCGGAGTCGTCGAATCCCGCACGTGCCGACGCGAGGATCTCGTCGAGCTCCAGTTCGGGTCGATCGGGAACGTCATCGCCGTCGAGAACGGGTCGGAAGGCGGCTGTGGGAAGGCCCATGGCCATTTCCAGACGGGACGCATCGCGCCGGCCGCACTGCTCGACGCTCTCGCCGTCCTCCCCCACGACCTGCCAACAGGCCGTCCAGCGCGCCGGTGCCGCGGCCACCACCGCTCCTTCGACCCCGCGCCGTCGCAGCAGTTCCAACGCACGCTCGCGGGCCACCCGGGGCTCGCAGGGTCCGTCGATCACGAGGACCTCGGGGCCACGGTGTGTGGACGCGTGGACGTTCTCGCCGCCGCACCACTCACAGGTGTAGCGGGTCTGGCCCCGGACGGGTCGGTGGGGTGCTCCACAGTGATGACAGGCGACGATCCGGCTCACGGTCCGGCTCCCGAGGAGACGGGGTCGCGGGCCGCCCCGGGCGCGGCGCCGCGGTTCGCGACACCGGCCGGTCTGCAAGGCACATGCCTCGCCGGAGACTCAGGCCCCGCCGCGGACGAGCAGGAAGACCGCCCCGACGGTCACGACCGCGGCGAGGTACCACGCGAATCGATACAGCTCCATGCGCCGCACCAGCACCACGAGCCAACGCAGACTGAACAACCCGGTGATCGCGGCGACGACGAAGCCCAGGGCGAGGGACGAGGCAGGAGACGCCACGTTCTCGACGTCGGACAGTTGCAGGACCGTGGCACCGGCGATGGCCGGAATCGACAGCAGGAACGAGAACCGGGCCGCTGCCACCGGCGAGAGCCCCAGGGCGAGCGCCATCGCGATCGTCCAGCCACTGCGGCTCGCCCCGGGCAGGATCGCCAGGGCCTGCGCGCATCCGATCGCCACGGCCCTCCAGGCGTCGACCGGAGCGTTCCGACGCTGCAGACGCCGCGTGAACGCGAGCATGACCGCCGTGGCGCCCAGCGCGACCAGGACGGCCACGGGCGAGTCGAACAGCACCTCGATCCGGTCCTTCAGCGTCAGCCCGATCACACCCGCGGGCACGTTGCCCAACAGGAGCAGGGCGACGTATCGCCGCGAGCCGATCCCGTCGACCGCTCCCTGCCGCCACAATCCGAGGACCAGCTCCACCAGGTCGCGTCGGTAGAACACCAGGACGGCGACCAGGGTCCCTGCGTGCAGCACCACGTCCTCGACGAGACTCCCCTCGCCCACGCGCAGGATCATCTGTCCCAGAGCCAGATGTCCCGAACTGCTGACGGGCAGGAACTCCGTCACGCCCTGCACGACCGCGAGGACGAACATGGATAGATGGTTCTGCAGTTCGCTCACCGGTGTGCAGCCTCGAGCACGGGCTCCAGGAAGCGCCGCGCACGGTCGACGACCGCATCGGGCGTCGTCGCGTCGGCGATCGCGTTCATGAGTGCACTGCCGATGACCACGCCGTCGGAGAAGGCGCGAACGGCACGCACGTCCTCGGGACCACGAATTCCGAACCCGACGGCGACCGGCGCATCGGTGACGGCACGGACACGCCCCACCGTCTCGCGCGCCGCAGCGTCGAGCGCGGTGCGCACGCCGGTGACACCGAGCGTCGACACGGTGTAGACGAAGCCGGTGGTCGCCTCGGCGACGAGACGCAGCCGGGCCTCACTGCTCGTCGGCGCCACCAGGAAACAGGTCTCGATGCCTCCGTCGGCCGCACATCCGATCCACTCGCCCGCTTCCTCGGGTACGAGGTCGGTCACGAGCACCGCCCCCACCCCGGCGTCGGGCAGCGACTCCGTCAGTGGACCCAGTCCGTAGGCGAGCAATGGATTCAGGTAGCTGAACAACACACGCGCACAGTTCTCGTGCGATGACGTCGCCCGCAGCGCCTCCAGACATCGCCTCAGGTTCACACCCTGCGACAGGGCGTGGTCGGTGGTGCGCTGGATCGTGGGGCCGTCGGCCACGGGATCACTGAAGGGAACTCCGATCTCGATGGCATCGACACCGAGGTCCTGCATCGCCTCCACGAGGGCCACGCTCGAATCGAGATCCGGGTAACCCATGGTGAGATACGGAACGAGCGCGCAACGGCCCTCTTCGCGCGCTCGCAGCAGAGCACGTCGGACACCGGGCACGGACGGCGACCCGGCATCTCCGGCGCGGTGCGGGGACGGAGTCAAGGAGTGCTCTCGTTCACTGCGGGGACGGGGTCAGCTCGCACAGGTGCGCGCGCGACGGTAGCACTCGCGTGCGCGTGACTTGTCGGCCATCGCATCGTACGCGATTCCCAGTTGATAGTGGACCTTTCCTTCGTCGGGAAGGGCCTTTGCGGCGCGTTCGAGTTCGGCGATCGCATCGCGATGCCGACCGAGCGCGTTCAGCGCCATGCCGAGCGTGAACCGCGCCTGCACCAGATCGGGTTCGATGCGTAGTGCCTCGGTCAGTGCCTCGACGGCCGCGGCCTTGCGACCGAGTTTCTGACGACACCGCCCCAGGTAGAACAGCGCGAGCGGCGAATTGCGATCGTAGTGCACGGCGACCTCGAGCAGACGCTGGGCTTCCTGCAGCTCCCCCTGCCGAAGGCGCACGATGGCCAGGTTGAAGGCGGGATCGAAACCGGGATGCAGCTCGAGACACCGGACGAGCCAACGACCCGCGTCGTCGTAACGACCCATCTCCCCGTACAGTGCCCCGAGGTTGAGCAGGGCCACGGCATCGTCGGGCGCGAGCTGGAGTGCACGGCGGAACGAACGAACGGCCTCGTCGCTGCGACCGAGCTGGTCGAGCACCACGCCCAGGTTGGTGTGGAAGCGCGCGTCCTCCTGACGCGTGGCGATCGCCCTTCGCAGCAGGGTCTCGGCGTCGGCCAGCCGTTGCTGACGCACGCGGACGCAACCGAGCCGGTACAGGATCTCGGGCGACGCAGTCGGGGTCTCGATCCGGGGCTCGAGCAGGTCGGCGGCCTCGTCCAGGCGGCCGGCCTTCTCCAGGGATCGGGCGGACGCGGCGAGTTCGGCCTCGGAGGACATGTCTCCGTCGACCGCACGGCGCTCGGGTCGTGTCATCGGGAAGCGACCTCTCGGGACGCGCTCGCGGGGTGTGGGGCACCGGGCCGCAGGCTAGGAGTGCGCCGCCCCGCTGTCAACGACGCTCCGCGCCCCGACTCAGCGCCGGACCTGGACGTTCAACACGATTCGCAGGGGCGTGTCGTCGTCGAGCATGTCGGCGTCGATGGTCACGGGGATCTCCAGCACCCCGGACCGGCCCAATGTCGCCACCGAACCACTCACCGGTGCCGAGCCAGTGGTCGGCAGGCGCCTGGGATCGGTGATCAACTCGAGGTCGTCGTCGGACGCTTCCTCGGGTCCGTCCGCGTCCGCGTCGTCGGGCGTGGGAACGGTCTCGGGGTCGTCCTCCGCCACCGGCGCGACGGGACCTCCGGTCGTCGGCTCGAAGGCGCCGGACCCCTCGACGGTCTTGAGTTCGGCGAAGACGTCGACGTCGTGCTCGACCGCGAATCCCTCGCGGTCGGGCGA containing:
- the trpA gene encoding tryptophan synthase subunit alpha → MPGVRRALLRAREEGRCALVPYLTMGYPDLDSSVALVEAMQDLGVDAIEIGVPFSDPVADGPTIQRTTDHALSQGVNLRRCLEALRATSSHENCARVLFSYLNPLLAYGLGPLTESLPDAGVGAVLVTDLVPEEAGEWIGCAADGGIETCFLVAPTSSEARLRLVAEATTGFVYTVSTLGVTGVRTALDAAARETVGRVRAVTDAPVAVGFGIRGPEDVRAVRAFSDGVVIGSALMNAIADATTPDAVVDRARRFLEPVLEAAHR
- a CDS encoding tetratricopeptide repeat protein, whose protein sequence is MTRPERRAVDGDMSSEAELAASARSLEKAGRLDEAADLLEPRIETPTASPEILYRLGCVRVRQQRLADAETLLRRAIATRQEDARFHTNLGVVLDQLGRSDEAVRSFRRALQLAPDDAVALLNLGALYGEMGRYDDAGRWLVRCLELHPGFDPAFNLAIVRLRQGELQEAQRLLEVAVHYDRNSPLALFYLGRCRQKLGRKAAAVEALTEALRIEPDLVQARFTLGMALNALGRHRDAIAELERAAKALPDEGKVHYQLGIAYDAMADKSRARECYRRARTCAS
- a CDS encoding undecaprenyl-diphosphate phosphatase — its product is MSELQNHLSMFVLAVVQGVTEFLPVSSSGHLALGQMILRVGEGSLVEDVVLHAGTLVAVLVFYRRDLVELVLGLWRQGAVDGIGSRRYVALLLLGNVPAGVIGLTLKDRIEVLFDSPVAVLVALGATAVMLAFTRRLQRRNAPVDAWRAVAIGCAQALAILPGASRSGWTIAMALALGLSPVAAARFSFLLSIPAIAGATVLQLSDVENVASPASSLALGFVVAAITGLFSLRWLVVLVRRMELYRFAWYLAAVVTVGAVFLLVRGGA